In one Sphingobium indicum B90A genomic region, the following are encoded:
- a CDS encoding phenol hydroxylase subunit, which yields MAEQPQSDILDAKFVRVRNRRENGLVEFDFAIGAPEIFVELLMPTAAFEEFCAVNRVIDVTGQPLEQDDFDVRLARVIAGEAR from the coding sequence ATGGCGGAACAGCCGCAATCCGACATATTGGACGCGAAGTTCGTGCGCGTCCGCAACCGCCGCGAAAACGGGCTGGTCGAATTCGACTTCGCCATCGGCGCGCCGGAAATCTTCGTGGAACTGCTGATGCCGACCGCGGCGTTCGAGGAATTCTGCGCCGTCAACCGCGTGATCGACGTAACCGGCCAGCCGCTGGAGCAGGACGATTTCGACGTCCGGCTGGCGCGGGTGATCGCCGGCGAAGCCCGATAG